The DNA region CTGCGCGACAGCCCAGTGCCAGGCGGGCTCGTCGTGCCTCCGGAACGCGGCCAGCGTCACGCGCTCGTCGTCTTTGAGCTGATGAAGAACTCGCAGGACCTGAAGCCAGGTTGGGATCATCGAAAATGTGATAGGTCTCATGTTGAGACCCTGCACATAGGGGGAGGCCGGGCGAAAGCCCGACACTCCCTCTTCGAAGGGCCTCACGGCAATGGCGTCGTGGGCCGCAGCTTCACTCGGCCGATGCCCCACACCCCCGACGAAGAAATCCAGACTGCCTCGCCCGGGAGAGACGGCGAGCGAACATCGAGAACGTGCGGTCCCGGGATGGGCGGAGGGGGGATCAAGGCCCGTAGCTCATGCAGGGTATCGGGATCCGCCGTTGCCAACTGCACCCTCGTCGCCATGTTGGTGATGATGGCGCGCACGGCGTCGTGCGATCCCACCGGCAGGCGATCGCGTACCGCGGAAATTGACTGAGTCGCCAGAATCGGCGCCGATCCAAACGCGCGTCCAACAGCGAGAAACCTGGCGTCACTGACTCCAGTCGTCGTCAAGACTTCATGCGCTTCGTCGATGACGATCGCGACGAGTCGCTGCACTGCCCCATCCGGGGTGCACGCAGCGCCTGCGAGAATGGCATCGTAGGTGGCCGCCTTCACGGCACGAGCGATGGTCATGCCCTCCGCGCTCGTCATAGACGGCTGATACAGCAGCACCCGTCCACTACGAATGCAATCCAGCATCGACAGCACTCGCGTCGTTCGCAGGGGCGGGAGCACATCGAGACGGAGCGCGCGCTGAACTCGCTCGCTGGATAGCGCCCCCACCAAGGCGCTGCACGTCGCCACGAGCGATGTGCTGGTTTCCGACGCGAGGGTTGGAAGCTGCGAGAGTGCGGGCAGCGCCAAATCGGGCGCGTGCTGTGTGATCACTCGCTGCACCAGTGTCGCGTTCGACGGCACCTGCACCGTCGATCCTCCGTCCCGCGCCAGCATGCGGAGGAGCAGCAGATACCGGCTGATCGGCCGCCGTGGAGCGAGAAGCACACGCGCTTCTGCCTTCGCGATGCGTTCAGCCGCGCTCAGCGCTCCGGCCAGCCCGCGCCAAAAGAGACTGCGGCGTATGTGCGCATCGTTCGGTGCGCCAGCGAGTCGTGCGAGGTGTAGATCAATCGACACGCAGTCGTGCAGCAGGTTGCGCGCTCCGACACGCCAGAAGCTGTCCCGCTGCGAGTCCATTGAGACGTCGCTCAGCGACATATACCGATCGACTACCTCGCCGGCATCGAGTTCATCGCGATTCAGTGCGGCGAACACGTCGAGCGGTGAAGTCTCGCGTCCGTCGACTTCGAACGCATCGGCGCAGCCTGCGCGAAGCGTGGCGCCGAGCTCACGCTTGGGATCAATGCAGACCACGCAGCTGCGCTCATCGACGGGTGCGACCGCTCGCTCGGCAAGCAGCGCGCGCAACAGTGGGCTCACCAGCGATGCGCTCTTTCCCGTCCCAGTTCCACCTAGTATGAGAACCCCGCGTCCCAGCGCGGCTCGGTCGAGGATGAGCCCCAAGTCCGCCAACTCGGGCACAGCAATCGGCACCGAGAGATCGAGTGGTCGCGTCATGGTGCGAACCCCACGCGGCGAACAGGGGGCGATATGCGTTCGATCTGCGCCGCGTCAATGCGCGCGCGCACGCGATCGGACGCACTGAGAACGACACAGAGTCCACCCTCCGTGGCAGCGCGAACAGATTCGCGAAGATGTGCGGCTGCACGGAGTCGCACCCGCGCGTGCGTCAGGTCGAGTTGCACTTCAGGATACCGGTAGTACGACCTCGCGGTGTCAAGCAGTAAGCCCACGTGCACCGCAGCGTGTATGTCGATATCACCCACGATCGTGACGTCGAGGCGCCGGGGGTGAAAGCGGGGCGAGATGGTCGCGCTCATCGGCGCCCCCCGCGGGCGCTGGAAGCGACCCCCTGCCCCGGATCCCTCACCGCCATCAGGGCATCCCGCTCAGTCCCGAGTAGAGACCCCAGCGGGTGTGACGAAACGTCTTCGGCTCGCAACGGGTAGCTGAGCTCCTGTAGAAGGACTCCCCACCACCGAGTGAGCGCCGGTGTGTCGGTAGAATGCCTGAGCCCCACCAGCCGGATCCGTGGCCACGACGGCGCCGCCGTGCAGTTTCCGCTCGCCCGCAGCGTGCGCGCGAGGTGAATCGCATCCTGAACCTTGGGCCGAGAGTGGGCTAGGTTCGCCAACCCGCTCTCTTCGATCCCATCGGTAAGAACCAGCGCGACCACCTCTCGGTCTCGATTGGACTGCCCTACCTGCACCGCGTGGCA from Gemmatimonas sp. UBA7669 includes:
- a CDS encoding type IV secretion system DNA-binding domain-containing protein, with the translated sequence MTRPLDLSVPIAVPELADLGLILDRAALGRGVLILGGTGTGKSASLVSPLLRALLAERAVAPVDERSCVVCIDPKRELGATLRAGCADAFEVDGRETSPLDVFAALNRDELDAGEVVDRYMSLSDVSMDSQRDSFWRVGARNLLHDCVSIDLHLARLAGAPNDAHIRRSLFWRGLAGALSAAERIAKAEARVLLAPRRPISRYLLLLRMLARDGGSTVQVPSNATLVQRVITQHAPDLALPALSQLPTLASETSTSLVATCSALVGALSSERVQRALRLDVLPPLRTTRVLSMLDCIRSGRVLLYQPSMTSAEGMTIARAVKAATYDAILAGAACTPDGAVQRLVAIVIDEAHEVLTTTGVSDARFLAVGRAFGSAPILATQSISAVRDRLPVGSHDAVRAIITNMATRVQLATADPDTLHELRALIPPPPIPGPHVLDVRSPSLPGEAVWISSSGVWGIGRVKLRPTTPLP